A genomic stretch from Verrucomicrobiota bacterium includes:
- a CDS encoding Ig-like domain-containing protein, whose product MMAGSRKLNRAAVLGALVVWSGVAGPLLAQTSQGRPATAARRATVNFTDLAQQEKSSPAARGPIKPKAIHRPLSAPHPQETSTTPLNQTESRPASPLADGPQAPTVGPALGASFQGLLDNNRVIPPDTQGAVGPNHVMTTLNSQVRIQNRQGGVLSTVTLDFFWRSLGHAEAFDPKLVYDQQANRWVFVALSDPFSGTSSLMLGVSQTSDPTGNWNLFDVDADTANTLWADYPNLAYNGKWIVATVNMFGVSSPFFGRTQVYAFDKNDLGATGGAAHTVFNDSGFTLVPAVTFDASESNMYLVSEETSSSLRISSISGAVGSETYASNAGTVSSPQSWDFGAATVNSLPQLGTSEGIDADDSRMQICVNRNGSLWATHTVFLPPGSPTHAAVQWWQFRTNGTLIQRGRIEDNSGQVHYAYPSIAVNQNDDAVIGYSRFSSAQYASANYSFRFSADPANTMSGDVVLKAGEAPYRKDFGYGDVRWGDYSATVVDPLNDSDIWTIQEYAASPSGPVDRWGTWWGQLLFGGPPDGILEVGITPVDGTTLLAGTTEKIFVRVTDAQPVTNATVVATINGGASLVFSNNGVAPDAIANDAIYTANLAVPSSTNDLTLSFLITAPGKTNSTNIVTYSVVPLPVNDYFTNATKVPVGGALYLSNNKFATIEPGEPQHAGVTTVAGSLWWNWSPGSTTNVFLDTTGSAIDTVLAVYTGATLGTLHQVAATNDVGSKKQAYLNINVTNGASYRIAVASLNSTSLGSLRLRVTPGGQLDTNAPTVSITSPPSGLYVANNSITVSGTANDPQLNSSGLNQVFISVNDQFPSAASGTTNWSGTAGLREGPNTIKVTAADNAGNVSAPVSVNVTYVVANPVNDLFANATLLSGDSGSASVITTNATKEFNEPNHAGNEGGKSVWWNWQAPADGALFLSTSNSAFDTLLGLYTGGPVANLTTIASNDDAYDGVSFSQINQAVRNGQTYHIALDGFGGSSGSASLMYLFTAIPVFSLTVTSAGNGNVTPPSGDVAANSTVVLTATPSEFYQFDSWTGSFFSTDNPLSVVVNSDINLTAHFRPISFTDDFETGNLLKLTWSTSGNVPWLVQTNTVLAGSFSARSGVIGDNQTSSLSFTTNFGGGTASFYFKVSSEQNFDFLNFYVDGVLQQQWSGEVGWTSFSFPLPGGTHTLEWRYIKDANVSLGLDAAFIDNVNLPFSVGIDASTPAHLQMVRQLDGSLLLQIQGQTNQQYVIQGTTSLTPPVAWQNLSTNIATGGMIQFIDPGTATNPIRFYRAIVP is encoded by the coding sequence ATGATGGCAGGATCACGCAAGTTGAATCGAGCCGCCGTTCTTGGCGCGCTGGTGGTGTGGTCGGGTGTGGCCGGGCCATTGCTGGCCCAGACCTCGCAGGGGAGGCCGGCCACTGCGGCGCGGCGAGCCACCGTGAATTTTACGGATCTGGCCCAGCAGGAAAAATCATCACCCGCAGCAAGGGGACCAATAAAGCCGAAAGCCATTCACCGTCCCTTGTCGGCTCCGCATCCGCAAGAAACTTCGACTACCCCGTTGAATCAAACCGAATCCCGACCGGCTTCACCACTGGCAGATGGACCGCAAGCACCAACCGTTGGGCCTGCGCTTGGGGCCAGTTTTCAAGGATTACTGGACAATAATCGGGTTATTCCTCCGGACACCCAGGGCGCAGTCGGACCTAACCACGTCATGACCACGCTCAATTCGCAAGTGCGAATTCAAAACCGCCAGGGTGGTGTCCTCAGTACCGTCACCTTGGACTTTTTCTGGCGTAGTCTCGGTCATGCTGAGGCCTTTGATCCCAAATTGGTTTACGATCAACAAGCCAACCGCTGGGTTTTTGTGGCGCTATCCGATCCCTTTTCAGGGACTTCGTCGTTGATGCTTGGCGTTTCCCAGACCTCCGATCCCACGGGCAACTGGAACCTTTTTGATGTGGATGCCGATACAGCCAACACCTTGTGGGCCGATTATCCAAATCTGGCATACAACGGTAAATGGATCGTGGCGACCGTGAACATGTTCGGCGTCAGCTCGCCGTTTTTCGGCCGCACACAGGTTTATGCATTTGATAAAAATGATCTTGGCGCCACCGGCGGCGCGGCCCATACGGTGTTTAATGATTCAGGCTTTACGCTTGTGCCCGCCGTGACCTTCGACGCCAGCGAATCGAACATGTATCTGGTCAGCGAAGAAACCTCATCGAGTTTGAGAATTTCTTCCATCAGCGGCGCAGTTGGCTCAGAGACCTATGCCAGCAACGCTGGTACTGTTTCCTCTCCCCAAAGCTGGGATTTTGGTGCGGCGACGGTTAATTCACTACCACAGTTGGGAACCAGTGAGGGGATCGATGCCGATGATTCCCGGATGCAGATATGCGTCAACCGGAATGGATCGCTGTGGGCCACCCATACGGTGTTTCTTCCGCCCGGATCCCCGACGCACGCCGCGGTGCAGTGGTGGCAGTTCAGAACGAACGGGACACTGATCCAGCGCGGTCGCATCGAAGATAATTCGGGACAAGTGCATTATGCCTATCCCAGCATCGCCGTGAATCAAAATGACGATGCAGTGATCGGCTACTCACGTTTCTCTTCGGCCCAATACGCGAGCGCCAACTACTCTTTTCGTTTTTCGGCCGACCCGGCCAATACCATGAGTGGGGACGTGGTGCTCAAAGCCGGCGAAGCACCTTACCGCAAGGATTTCGGGTACGGAGATGTGCGCTGGGGAGATTACAGCGCCACGGTGGTGGATCCGTTAAATGATTCCGATATCTGGACGATTCAGGAATATGCGGCCTCGCCCAGCGGGCCGGTTGACCGCTGGGGCACCTGGTGGGGGCAACTCCTGTTTGGCGGCCCGCCGGATGGCATACTCGAAGTCGGCATCACGCCGGTTGATGGAACAACCCTGCTTGCAGGAACGACAGAAAAAATATTTGTGCGAGTCACCGATGCTCAACCAGTGACGAACGCCACGGTGGTCGCAACCATCAACGGTGGTGCCAGTCTCGTCTTCAGCAATAATGGCGTTGCCCCCGATGCGATAGCTAATGACGCAATTTATACCGCCAATCTGGCCGTGCCCTCCAGCACGAATGATCTGACATTGAGTTTCCTCATTACTGCTCCGGGCAAAACCAACAGCACCAATATCGTCACTTACAGCGTCGTGCCGCTTCCGGTGAACGACTACTTCACCAACGCAACCAAAGTTCCCGTTGGCGGCGCGCTGTATCTCTCAAACAACAAATTTGCCACCATTGAACCGGGCGAACCACAACATGCCGGCGTCACCACGGTGGCGGGATCGCTTTGGTGGAATTGGTCGCCGGGCAGCACTACCAATGTGTTTCTCGACACGACCGGCAGCGCGATCGACACCGTCCTGGCCGTTTATACAGGCGCGACCTTGGGCACTTTACATCAGGTGGCGGCGACGAATGATGTCGGCTCAAAAAAGCAGGCTTACCTCAACATAAATGTCACAAATGGCGCATCGTATCGCATCGCTGTCGCCAGCTTGAACTCGACCTCGCTGGGGTCCCTTCGTCTGCGGGTCACGCCGGGAGGGCAACTGGACACGAATGCGCCCACAGTTTCAATTACGAGTCCTCCGAGCGGCCTTTACGTGGCCAATAATTCAATCACGGTTTCCGGCACCGCCAACGACCCGCAACTGAATTCCTCCGGACTGAACCAGGTGTTCATCAGTGTGAATGACCAATTCCCAAGTGCGGCCTCGGGCACCACCAATTGGTCTGGTACCGCCGGTTTAAGGGAAGGACCAAATACCATCAAGGTGACTGCCGCCGACAATGCCGGCAATGTTTCCGCGCCGGTCAGCGTTAACGTCACCTACGTAGTGGCAAATCCGGTCAACGACTTGTTTGCCAACGCGACTCTGCTCAGCGGCGATTCTGGCAGCGCCAGCGTTATCACCACCAACGCCACGAAGGAATTCAACGAGCCGAACCACGCCGGCAACGAAGGCGGCAAATCAGTCTGGTGGAACTGGCAGGCGCCCGCCGATGGCGCACTTTTCCTGAGCACGTCCAACTCTGCGTTTGACACACTCCTGGGCCTCTACACGGGCGGTCCGGTTGCCAATCTGACCACCATTGCCAGCAATGACGATGCCTATGACGGCGTCAGCTTCAGCCAGATCAACCAGGCTGTAAGAAACGGTCAGACCTACCATATCGCTTTGGATGGATTCGGCGGAAGTTCCGGGTCCGCCAGTTTGATGTATTTATTCACTGCCATTCCAGTGTTCAGTTTGACAGTCACCAGTGCAGGCAACGGAAATGTTACTCCACCGTCAGGTGATGTGGCCGCCAACTCGACCGTAGTTCTCACGGCCACGCCCAGTGAGTTCTATCAATTCGACAGTTGGACGGGCAGCTTCTTCTCGACGGATAACCCATTGTCAGTCGTCGTCAATTCTGACATCAATCTGACGGCCCATTTCCGCCCCATCAGTTTCACGGACGATTTTGAGACGGGCAATCTGCTGAAACTCACCTGGTCCACCTCCGGCAACGTTCCCTGGTTGGTCCAAACGAACACCGTGCTCGCGGGAAGCTTCTCTGCCCGGTCGGGAGTCATTGGCGACAATCAAACCAGTTCCCTGAGTTTCACGACGAACTTCGGCGGCGGCACGGCCTCGTTCTACTTCAAGGTCAGCTCGGAGCAGAATTTTGACTTCCTCAACTTCTATGTAGATGGTGTTTTACAGCAACAATGGTCGGGAGAGGTCGGGTGGACGAGCTTTTCGTTCCCGTTACCAGGCGGGACGCATACTTTGGAATGGCGTTACATCAAGGATGCCAACGTCAGCCTCGGATTGGATGCGGCATTTATCGACAATGTGAATTTGCCGTTTAGCGTGGGCATCGACGCTTCCACCCCCGCCCACCTCCAGATGGTGCGGCAGCTCGATGGCAGCTTGCTGCTCCAGATTCAGGGGCAAACCAATCAACAGTACGTGATCCAGGGGACCACGAGCCTGACGCCCCCAGTCGCCTGGCAAAACCTTTCAACCAACATCGCCACCGGCGGCATGATCCAGTTTATTGACCCGGGCACGGCGACCAACCCAATCCGTTTCTATCGCGCCATCGTGCCGTAA